One Azoarcus sp. DN11 DNA segment encodes these proteins:
- a CDS encoding PRC-barrel domain-containing protein — MSSMKRKSMLAVAITALVAVPAGALAGMYGEGPGSHQMHSQMGTSGQLQTMTPSQLLGTEVVGTNGETIGTVKTVVQSRQEKNIQAVIAASGLGLGNREIAVPLDSMRYEEGKLRLSASADELKARPAYRAEQYVEVRPTDQPISEFSAFETVSGRAAPHRGSMWDRGSSNPNAFYPESNQFTP; from the coding sequence ATGAGTTCCATGAAACGGAAGTCAATGCTGGCCGTTGCCATCACAGCACTCGTTGCGGTCCCGGCGGGGGCCCTGGCGGGCATGTACGGAGAGGGCCCCGGCAGCCACCAGATGCATTCGCAGATGGGGACCTCGGGACAGTTGCAGACGATGACCCCGAGCCAGTTGCTCGGCACCGAGGTGGTCGGCACCAACGGCGAGACCATCGGCACGGTGAAGACGGTCGTGCAGAGCCGCCAGGAGAAAAACATCCAGGCGGTGATTGCCGCCAGCGGGCTCGGGCTCGGCAACAGGGAGATTGCGGTGCCGCTCGACAGCATGCGTTATGAGGAGGGCAAGCTGCGGCTGAGCGCAAGCGCGGACGAACTGAAGGCGAGGCCCGCATACCGCGCCGAGCAGTACGTCGAGGTGCGGCCGACGGACCAGCCGATCAGTGAATTCTCGGCGTTCGAGACCGTGTCCGGGAGAGCTGCGCCCCACAGGGGATCCATGTGGGACCGTGGCAGCAGCAATCCCAATGCGTTCTATCCCGAGAGCAATCAGTTCACGCCGTAA
- a CDS encoding retropepsin-like aspartic protease produces the protein MRKFSCLLSCLVTAALAGTVGLACAGEFDTTVAMRATSATTFYVEGRIAGLGNVDLMVDTGSGYMTINEDMLARLAQAGRVRYVKDLRGRLANGNELTVPVYAIEAVSIGGGCWLKDVEAAVFPGATRAILGLNALQRAAPFIFSFEPPRLVLSHCLTAAAANVPGDTADLAAFDN, from the coding sequence ATGAGGAAATTCTCGTGCCTTCTCTCGTGTCTTGTGACCGCCGCGCTGGCTGGCACGGTGGGCCTCGCCTGCGCGGGGGAGTTCGACACCACCGTCGCCATGCGCGCGACCAGCGCAACGACCTTCTACGTCGAAGGACGGATTGCGGGACTCGGTAACGTCGACCTGATGGTCGACACCGGCTCCGGCTACATGACGATCAACGAGGACATGCTGGCGCGCCTCGCACAGGCCGGCCGCGTGCGCTACGTGAAGGACTTGCGCGGCCGGCTCGCGAACGGCAACGAGCTGACCGTGCCGGTGTATGCGATCGAGGCCGTGAGCATCGGCGGCGGATGCTGGCTCAAGGATGTCGAGGCGGCGGTCTTCCCCGGCGCCACGCGTGCGATCCTGGGACTCAACGCCTTGCAGCGGGCAGCGCCGTTCATCTTCTCGTTCGAGCCGCCGCGCCTGGTCCTCAGCCACTGCCTCACCGCCGCCGCGGCGAACGTGCCGGGCGACACCGCAGACCTCGCCGCGTTCGACAACTGA
- a CDS encoding MFS transporter, with amino-acid sequence MSSQFQLMRERRFLPFFLTQFLGAFNDNLYKNALVVLITFQAARFTTLAPGILVNLAAGLFILPFFLLSATSGQLADKFEKTRLIRFVKRFEIAIMALAAVAFALDSLALLFAALFLMGVHSTIFGPVKYAVLPVYLREAELVGGNALVESGTFVAILLGTIAGGVAIALPGGAAWLSAAVIAVAVAGYLTSRAIPVAPAADPGLKINWNPLTETWRNIRFTRENRTVFLSILGISWFWFYGALFLSQFPGYAKDVLGGDEHSVTLLLALFSVGIGVGSLLCEKLSGKHVEIGLVPFGSIGLSLFAFDLWLASPAAAPAGSPLPLAAVLGAPATWRALVDLVMIGVFGGFFIVPLYALVQARSNPAHRSRIIAGNNILNALFMVVAAGLGAGLLAAGVTIPQLILITAVLNAAVALYIYTLVPEFLVRFIAWLLVHTVYRLRVKGIEHIPADGPALLVANHVSFVDALVIMAASRRPVRFVMDHRIFRWPVLSFVFRASRAIPIASAKEDAAMMKRAFDEVAGALAAGELVGIFPEGRITDDGELKPFRSGVTRILARTPVPVVPLALRGLWGSSFSRKDGPAFSRPLRRGFFSRIEVVGGMPVAAEAATPESLQAAVAGLRGEMR; translated from the coding sequence ATGAGTTCCCAATTCCAGCTGATGCGCGAGCGGCGCTTCCTGCCTTTCTTCCTCACCCAGTTCCTCGGCGCCTTCAACGACAACCTGTACAAGAACGCGCTGGTCGTGCTGATCACCTTCCAGGCCGCGCGCTTCACGACGCTTGCGCCGGGCATCCTCGTGAACCTCGCCGCGGGCCTCTTCATCCTGCCCTTCTTCCTGCTCTCGGCGACTTCCGGCCAGCTCGCGGACAAGTTCGAGAAGACGCGCCTGATCCGCTTCGTGAAGCGCTTCGAGATCGCCATCATGGCGCTCGCGGCGGTCGCTTTCGCGCTCGATTCGCTGGCGCTGCTGTTCGCGGCGCTCTTCCTGATGGGCGTGCATTCGACGATCTTCGGGCCGGTGAAATACGCGGTGCTGCCCGTCTATCTGCGTGAAGCGGAGCTCGTCGGCGGCAACGCGCTGGTCGAATCCGGCACCTTCGTCGCGATCCTGCTCGGCACCATCGCCGGCGGGGTGGCGATCGCGCTGCCGGGCGGCGCGGCGTGGCTGTCGGCGGCGGTGATCGCCGTCGCCGTCGCGGGCTACCTGACGAGCCGGGCGATCCCCGTGGCGCCCGCCGCCGATCCCGGGCTGAAGATCAACTGGAACCCGCTCACCGAGACCTGGCGCAACATCCGCTTCACGCGCGAGAACCGCACGGTCTTCCTGTCCATCCTCGGCATTTCGTGGTTCTGGTTCTACGGCGCGCTGTTCCTGTCGCAGTTCCCCGGCTACGCGAAGGATGTGCTGGGCGGCGACGAGCATTCGGTGACGCTGCTGCTTGCGCTGTTCTCGGTCGGCATCGGCGTCGGTTCGCTGCTGTGCGAGAAGCTCTCGGGCAAGCACGTCGAGATCGGCCTCGTGCCCTTCGGCTCGATCGGGTTGTCGCTCTTCGCCTTCGACCTGTGGCTCGCGAGCCCCGCGGCCGCGCCCGCCGGCAGCCCGCTGCCGCTCGCGGCGGTGCTGGGTGCCCCCGCGACCTGGCGTGCGCTCGTCGATCTGGTGATGATCGGCGTGTTCGGCGGCTTCTTCATCGTGCCGCTGTACGCGCTGGTGCAGGCGCGCTCCAATCCCGCGCACCGCTCGCGCATCATCGCCGGCAACAACATCCTCAACGCCCTCTTCATGGTCGTCGCGGCCGGCCTCGGCGCCGGGCTGCTTGCCGCGGGCGTCACGATCCCGCAGCTGATCCTGATCACGGCGGTGCTCAACGCCGCCGTGGCGCTCTACATCTACACGCTGGTGCCCGAGTTCCTCGTGCGCTTCATCGCGTGGCTGCTCGTGCATACCGTGTACCGGCTGCGCGTGAAGGGCATCGAGCACATCCCCGCGGACGGGCCGGCGCTGCTCGTCGCGAACCACGTCAGCTTCGTCGATGCGCTCGTGATCATGGCGGCCTCGCGTCGGCCGGTGCGCTTCGTGATGGACCACCGGATCTTCCGCTGGCCGGTGCTGTCCTTCGTGTTCCGCGCCAGCCGCGCGATCCCGATCGCCTCGGCGAAGGAGGACGCGGCGATGATGAAGCGCGCCTTCGACGAGGTCGCCGGCGCGCTTGCAGCCGGGGAGCTGGTCGGCATCTTCCCCGAAGGGCGCATCACCGACGACGGCGAACTGAAACCCTTCCGTTCGGGTGTCACGCGCATCCTCGCGCGCACGCCGGTGCCGGTGGTGCCGCTCGCGCTGCGCGGCCTGTGGGGCAGCAGCTTCAGCCGCAAGGACGGCCCCGCGTTCAGCCGGCCGCTGCGCCGCGGTTTCTTCAGCCGCATCGAGGTGGTCGGCGGCATGCCCGTCGCGGCCGAGGCGGCCACGCCCGAAAGCCTGCAGGCGGCGGTCGCCGGGCTGCGCGGCGAGATGCGCTAG
- a CDS encoding alpha/beta hydrolase, which translates to MKASHCEQLDLRGLRYNVRHWGNADAPAVFFLHGWMDTSATFQFVVDALAHDWHVIAPDWRGYGMSEWLGRPYWFPDYYGDLDALLAHYSPDRPARLVGHSMGAAISSAYSGVRPDRVAQLVMMDFLGLTATAEGDAPAQLAGWLDNLRKEQPLRGYADHDTFARRLQLANPRLTDAKAAFLARNVSRALPDGQVTMAGDPWHKVPSPVRYQAGDVMAAWRGIKAPVLMMLADKGYVAERFADAPAEVERRLACFADVRRVTITDSGHNLQHDQPQQVAAAIEAFLARD; encoded by the coding sequence ATGAAAGCTTCCCACTGCGAGCAGCTCGACCTCCGCGGGCTGCGCTACAACGTGCGCCACTGGGGCAACGCCGATGCCCCGGCGGTGTTCTTCCTGCACGGCTGGATGGACACCTCCGCCACCTTCCAGTTTGTCGTCGACGCGCTCGCGCACGACTGGCACGTGATCGCGCCCGACTGGCGCGGTTACGGCATGAGCGAGTGGCTCGGCCGGCCATACTGGTTCCCCGACTACTACGGCGACCTCGACGCGCTGCTCGCGCACTATTCGCCCGACCGCCCGGCGCGCCTCGTCGGTCACAGCATGGGCGCGGCGATCTCGTCGGCCTACAGCGGCGTGCGCCCGGACCGCGTCGCGCAGCTCGTGATGATGGACTTCCTCGGCCTGACCGCGACGGCCGAAGGCGATGCGCCCGCGCAGCTCGCCGGCTGGCTCGACAACCTGCGCAAGGAACAGCCGCTGCGCGGCTACGCGGACCACGACACGTTCGCACGCCGGCTGCAGCTCGCCAATCCGCGGCTCACTGACGCGAAGGCCGCCTTCCTCGCACGCAACGTGTCGCGCGCGCTGCCCGACGGCCAGGTGACCATGGCGGGCGACCCGTGGCACAAGGTGCCGTCGCCGGTGCGCTACCAGGCCGGCGACGTGATGGCGGCCTGGCGCGGGATCAAGGCGCCGGTGCTGATGATGCTCGCCGACAAGGGCTACGTGGCCGAGCGCTTTGCCGACGCCCCCGCCGAGGTCGAGCGCCGCCTCGCCTGCTTCGCGGACGTGCGGCGCGTCACGATCACCGACTCCGGCCATAACCTGCAGCACGACCAGCCGCAGCAGGTCGCGGCGGCGATCGAGGCTTTCCTGGCGCGCGACTAG
- a CDS encoding transglutaminase domain-containing protein, whose translation MNRRNFLKTSAIAASLALPAWSRAAQPVAPVFTPRPENGWRVFELVTRVEPVATDGPTQVWIPLPTVAESGWSRPVGNAWTGNAKEMALATDPVYGATMLHATWPVATDAPVVEVVSRCATRDRAVDLTHGGCVPRLAAAERALYTRATAMLPTDGIVLDTAREITRGAKADEDKARAIYEWIVANTFRNPKTRGCGLGDIRAMLETGDLSGKCADLNALYVGLARSVGVPARDVYGIRVADSRYGYKSLGKSGDVSRAQHCRAEVWLEHAGWTPIDPADVRKVALEEPPGNLLLSDPKVVAARNTLFGAWEMNWLAYNFGHDIRLPGSDGPDAPYLMYPQGENRDGRFDSLDPANFRYTLTAREITAA comes from the coding sequence ATGAACCGCAGAAATTTCCTCAAGACCTCCGCGATCGCCGCGAGCCTCGCGCTGCCCGCATGGAGCCGCGCGGCGCAGCCCGTCGCGCCCGTCTTCACGCCGCGGCCGGAGAACGGCTGGCGCGTGTTCGAGCTCGTGACGCGCGTCGAGCCGGTCGCGACGGACGGCCCGACCCAGGTGTGGATCCCGCTGCCGACGGTGGCCGAAAGCGGCTGGAGCCGCCCCGTCGGCAACGCGTGGACCGGCAATGCCAAGGAGATGGCGCTCGCAACCGACCCGGTCTACGGCGCAACGATGCTGCACGCGACCTGGCCGGTGGCGACCGACGCCCCGGTGGTCGAGGTCGTGAGCCGCTGCGCGACGCGCGACCGTGCGGTCGACCTCACGCACGGCGGCTGCGTGCCGCGACTCGCCGCGGCCGAGCGCGCGCTGTACACACGGGCGACGGCGATGCTGCCGACCGACGGCATCGTGCTCGACACCGCACGCGAGATCACGCGCGGCGCGAAGGCCGACGAGGACAAGGCGCGCGCGATCTACGAGTGGATCGTCGCGAACACCTTCCGCAACCCCAAAACGCGCGGCTGCGGCCTGGGCGACATCCGCGCGATGCTGGAGACCGGAGACCTCTCGGGCAAGTGCGCCGACCTCAACGCGCTGTACGTCGGCCTCGCGCGCTCCGTGGGCGTGCCGGCGCGCGACGTCTACGGCATCCGCGTCGCCGACTCGCGCTACGGCTACAAGAGCCTGGGCAAGAGCGGCGACGTGTCGCGCGCGCAGCACTGCCGCGCCGAGGTCTGGCTGGAACACGCGGGCTGGACGCCGATCGATCCGGCCGACGTGCGCAAGGTCGCGCTCGAGGAGCCGCCGGGCAACCTGCTGCTGTCCGATCCGAAAGTCGTGGCAGCGCGCAACACCTTGTTCGGCGCGTGGGAGATGAACTGGCTGGCGTACAACTTCGGCCACGACATCCGCCTGCCGGGCAGCGACGGCCCCGACGCGCCCTACCTGATGTATCCGCAGGGCGAGAACCGCGACGGCCGCTTCGACAGCCTGGATCCGGCGAACTTCCGCTACACGCTGACGGCGCGCGAAATCACCGCGGCGTGA
- a CDS encoding redoxin domain-containing protein → MFDPHRAGRRRVLASIGGLVAAAIAPPALSMPGSSRTPQPGDKLEAVSQLPPAPAALRRALEPLRGKSVLVNFWATWCKPCRTEMPALVSLAESEPGLALVTVAVADRADAVRRFFDDHLVDPPFVNDPEQVISRAWDVRYLPTTLLLDAAHQPQLRVRGDLDWHHDSVRARIRSVTANRSGKA, encoded by the coding sequence ATGTTCGATCCGCATCGTGCCGGACGACGGCGCGTGCTCGCCTCCATCGGAGGCCTCGTCGCGGCCGCAATCGCGCCGCCGGCGCTGTCCATGCCCGGCAGCTCGCGGACACCGCAGCCGGGCGACAAGCTGGAGGCGGTGAGCCAGCTTCCGCCTGCGCCCGCCGCCCTGCGCCGGGCACTGGAACCGCTGCGCGGCAAATCCGTGCTGGTCAATTTCTGGGCGACCTGGTGCAAACCCTGCCGCACGGAAATGCCGGCACTCGTCAGCCTCGCCGAATCGGAACCGGGCCTCGCGCTCGTCACTGTCGCGGTCGCCGACCGTGCGGACGCGGTGCGCCGCTTCTTCGACGACCACCTCGTCGACCCGCCGTTCGTGAACGATCCCGAGCAGGTCATCTCGCGCGCGTGGGACGTGCGCTACCTGCCGACCACCCTGCTCCTCGACGCTGCCCATCAGCCGCAGCTGCGCGTGCGCGGTGATCTCGACTGGCATCACGACAGCGTGCGCGCGCGCATCCGCAGCGTCACCGCGAATCGTTCGGGCAAGGCCTGA
- a CDS encoding GW dipeptide domain-containing protein, which translates to MKAWLLVAVAASVGLAACSKKEEAAAPSPAPQAAAPAAPAGPAAVSAATPNTGKVVQLQQGGGYTYAEVETANGEKVWIAGGQIEVKAGDTVQWGDSAVMTNFASKSLNRTFDRILFVNAWGPAGSAPTGVAPHGTQPLAGPAMGQHPPMPGMQQPAAQAAAPAGSSGQVKSVVNGGGYTYLEVQQNGATVWVAAPVTEAKAGDTVSWGDGMVMTNFTSTSLNRKFDQIIFASAVRVGK; encoded by the coding sequence GTGAAAGCCTGGTTGTTGGTCGCTGTTGCCGCGTCGGTCGGCCTTGCTGCATGTTCCAAGAAAGAAGAGGCTGCCGCGCCGAGCCCGGCGCCCCAGGCCGCTGCGCCCGCGGCTCCGGCGGGGCCCGCAGCCGTTTCCGCCGCCACGCCGAATACCGGCAAGGTCGTGCAGCTGCAGCAGGGCGGCGGCTACACCTACGCCGAGGTCGAGACGGCCAACGGCGAGAAGGTGTGGATCGCCGGCGGGCAGATCGAAGTCAAGGCCGGTGACACCGTCCAGTGGGGCGACTCGGCCGTGATGACCAACTTCGCGTCGAAGTCGCTGAACCGCACGTTCGACCGCATCCTGTTTGTAAACGCCTGGGGTCCCGCCGGCTCCGCGCCGACCGGCGTGGCGCCGCACGGCACGCAGCCGCTGGCCGGCCCGGCGATGGGCCAGCATCCGCCGATGCCGGGCATGCAGCAGCCGGCCGCGCAGGCCGCCGCGCCGGCCGGCAGCAGCGGTCAGGTGAAGAGCGTCGTGAACGGCGGCGGCTATACCTATCTCGAAGTGCAGCAGAACGGCGCCACCGTGTGGGTCGCCGCGCCGGTCACCGAGGCGAAGGCGGGCGACACGGTCAGCTGGGGTGACGGCATGGTCATGACGAACTTCACCAGCACCTCGCTCAACCGCAAGTTCGACCAGATCATCTTCGCCAGCGCGGTGCGCGTGGGCAAGTGA
- a CDS encoding CreA family protein, producing the protein MTHATPRLAAALLGCVLFPAGTALAETLGDVSTVWKLIGPNHKIVVEAYDDPRVEGITCYVSRAKTGGLSGAFGLAEDVAEASIACRQVGPIHVAKPLPQKEEVFSERQSILFKRLQVVRMVDSKRNVLVYLTYSDKIIEGSPQNSVTAVAVDRATPIPVR; encoded by the coding sequence ATGACACACGCAACACCGCGGCTCGCCGCGGCCCTCCTCGGCTGCGTCCTGTTCCCGGCGGGCACGGCGCTGGCGGAAACGCTCGGCGACGTCTCGACGGTCTGGAAACTGATCGGCCCGAACCACAAAATCGTCGTCGAAGCCTACGACGACCCGCGCGTCGAAGGCATCACCTGCTACGTGTCGCGCGCGAAGACCGGCGGCCTGTCGGGTGCATTCGGCCTCGCCGAGGACGTCGCCGAGGCCTCGATCGCCTGCCGCCAGGTCGGACCGATCCACGTCGCGAAACCGCTGCCCCAGAAGGAGGAAGTGTTCTCGGAGCGACAATCCATCCTGTTCAAGCGCCTGCAGGTCGTGCGCATGGTCGACAGCAAGCGCAACGTGCTCGTCTATCTGACCTATTCGGACAAGATCATCGAGGGCAGTCCGCAGAACAGCGTCACCGCCGTCGCGGTGGACCGCGCCACGCCGATTCCCGTGCGCTGA
- a CDS encoding c(7)-type cytochrome triheme domain-containing protein yields the protein MGKRILRGLAGLCVAVALYAAGTDAGAVLKAVAVLPAAEETPAAAAPAPAPAPRAAGQQRAPASEFYDPTSPAYERLQRADEALSDLPRDRDGKVDWMAALRQGLIKPRQRIDGKDGEPPLDLDVILRNTKEMPNVRFPHRAHTEWLACKNCHPDPFAEKAGSTKIRMEDIFRGQFCGKCHDRVAFITHRNCYRCHSVNRDGTPAQPPAVLPVHPAAPPTPAH from the coding sequence ATGGGAAAACGAATCTTGCGTGGCCTGGCCGGCCTGTGCGTGGCGGTCGCGCTGTATGCCGCCGGAACTGATGCCGGCGCCGTGTTGAAAGCCGTGGCCGTGCTGCCCGCTGCGGAAGAGACGCCGGCCGCCGCCGCGCCTGCGCCCGCACCCGCGCCGCGTGCCGCCGGACAGCAGCGCGCCCCCGCCAGCGAATTCTATGATCCGACGAGTCCCGCGTATGAACGCCTGCAGCGCGCCGACGAGGCGCTGAGCGACCTGCCGCGCGACCGCGACGGCAAGGTCGACTGGATGGCCGCGCTGCGCCAGGGCCTGATCAAGCCGCGTCAGCGCATCGACGGCAAGGACGGCGAGCCGCCGCTGGATCTCGACGTGATCCTGCGCAACACCAAGGAGATGCCCAACGTGCGCTTCCCGCACCGCGCGCACACGGAATGGCTGGCGTGCAAGAACTGCCACCCCGATCCGTTCGCGGAGAAGGCCGGGAGCACGAAGATCCGCATGGAGGACATCTTCCGCGGGCAGTTCTGCGGCAAGTGCCACGACCGCGTGGCCTTCATCACGCACCGCAACTGCTACCGCTGCCACAGCGTCAATCGGGACGGCACGCCCGCGCAGCCGCCGGCGGTGCTGCCGGTGCATCCCGCGGCACCGCCCACACCGGCGCACTGA
- a CDS encoding DsbA family oxidoreductase, which translates to MILDIDFVSDFVCPWCFLGRTRLVRALEQVRATHADLEVRVNWLPFFLNPDTPAAGEPYRPYLEAKFGGRRGVDEMLGRIAGAAAPDGLQFAFDRIATRPNTLPAHRLTYRAQSQGHTAAQINALGEALFAAHFQQGRDIGDIATLVDIAAETAGDDREDVQAYLESDEDAATVRRMAGQLQKQGVNGVPFFIFNRRLAVSGAQTPAVLGAAVLQSLQNA; encoded by the coding sequence ATGATCCTCGACATCGACTTTGTCTCCGACTTCGTCTGCCCTTGGTGCTTCCTCGGCAGGACGCGTCTCGTCCGCGCGCTCGAACAGGTCCGCGCGACCCACGCGGACCTCGAGGTGCGCGTGAACTGGCTGCCCTTCTTCCTCAACCCGGACACCCCCGCCGCAGGCGAACCCTACCGGCCCTACCTCGAAGCGAAGTTCGGCGGACGCCGCGGCGTCGACGAGATGCTCGGGCGCATCGCCGGGGCCGCCGCACCCGACGGCCTGCAGTTCGCGTTCGACCGCATCGCGACACGCCCGAACACGCTCCCCGCGCATCGCCTGACCTACCGCGCGCAATCGCAGGGGCACACGGCGGCACAGATCAACGCCCTCGGCGAGGCGCTGTTCGCGGCGCATTTCCAGCAGGGGCGGGACATCGGCGACATCGCGACGCTGGTCGACATCGCGGCCGAGACGGCGGGGGACGACCGCGAGGACGTCCAGGCCTACCTGGAGAGCGACGAGGACGCGGCGACGGTCAGACGCATGGCGGGGCAACTGCAGAAGCAGGGCGTCAACGGCGTGCCCTTCTTCATCTTCAACCGCCGCCTAGCGGTCTCCGGCGCGCAGACCCCCGCGGTGCTGGGCGCGGCAGTCCTGCAGTCGCTGCAGAACGCCTGA
- a CDS encoding J domain-containing protein — MDAHELLGLAPGASAHDIKRAFRRLAMLWHPDRNPDPHALEHFKALRAAYETLLDGLTAGNGEAPAAGDDDAEPADEGRDAAGGTPRGADRHHDLTLTIEAAFHGGERTVDVDDEGACGACDGSGEEVLRHTRLCAHCHGTGRVHGRTGLVACRYCAGRGYLTKQACPSCHGSGRQRTLRPVIAHLPAGLLDGEEIRVAGAGDAAPGASPGDLILHVRHLPHALYRLEGRNLVLERPVSALRLLIGGELAIPLPGGTRALRLEAGTAAARTLRVAGAGFPGRTGQAAGDLIVHLVPVLPEAPDAGMRELLEQLDTLVAANHSRHLPDVALWEARWLPDTPDVP, encoded by the coding sequence ATGGACGCCCACGAGCTGCTCGGCCTCGCGCCGGGCGCCAGCGCGCACGACATCAAGCGCGCCTTCCGCCGCCTGGCGATGCTGTGGCACCCGGACCGCAACCCCGACCCGCATGCGCTGGAGCACTTCAAGGCCCTGCGGGCCGCGTACGAAACCCTGCTGGACGGCCTGACGGCCGGGAACGGCGAAGCACCCGCCGCGGGCGATGACGATGCCGAGCCGGCGGACGAAGGCCGCGACGCGGCCGGCGGCACGCCGCGCGGCGCGGACCGCCACCACGACCTCACGCTCACGATCGAAGCGGCCTTCCACGGCGGCGAACGCACCGTCGACGTCGATGACGAGGGCGCCTGCGGCGCGTGCGACGGCAGCGGCGAGGAAGTGCTGCGCCATACGCGGCTGTGCGCGCACTGCCACGGCACCGGCCGCGTGCATGGCCGCACCGGGCTGGTCGCGTGCAGGTACTGCGCGGGCCGCGGCTACCTGACGAAACAGGCCTGCCCGAGCTGCCACGGCAGCGGGCGCCAGCGCACGCTGCGGCCGGTGATCGCCCACCTGCCGGCCGGCCTGCTCGACGGCGAAGAGATCCGCGTCGCCGGCGCGGGGGATGCGGCTCCCGGTGCCTCGCCCGGCGACCTGATCCTGCACGTCCGGCACCTGCCGCACGCGCTGTATCGGCTCGAGGGCCGCAACCTGGTGCTGGAGCGGCCCGTCAGCGCGCTGCGGCTTCTGATCGGGGGAGAACTGGCGATTCCGCTGCCGGGCGGCACGCGCGCGCTCCGGCTGGAAGCCGGCACTGCGGCCGCGCGCACGCTGCGGGTCGCGGGGGCGGGCTTTCCAGGGCGCACGGGGCAGGCGGCGGGCGACCTGATCGTGCATCTGGTGCCGGTACTGCCCGAGGCGCCGGACGCCGGGATGCGCGAACTGCTCGAACAGCTCGACACGCTCGTCGCCGCGAATCATTCCCGCCACCTGCCGGATGTGGCACTCTGGGAAGCGCGCTGGCTGCCCGACACGCCGGACGTCCCCTAG
- a CDS encoding poly(3-hydroxybutyrate) depolymerase, giving the protein MTRATRSIARLLAGLVLLAGTAQAADAPPMPALGASLAQLTVSGVSSGGYMAVQFQVAHSTLVTGAGILAAGPYECAAGSMWRALNNCMNPGAGTRAPSAEQTFTRVREEAAAHSIDPPEGLRDDRVWVFSGGADHTVERPVVDALLAFYRRVLPGDAIRFVEVGEAGHAMMSIADPQPNACATSEPPFINRCGDFDAAGELLAHLLGPLAPRSAARTGEMLAFDQRPFTGRAPIDLSLADRGYVYVPGGCRSGGCRVHVAFHGCRQGEAQVGRRFVDGAGYNEWADSNRLIVLYPQVRPRSGFAWGSLRWVYNPKGCWDWWGYADPDYATRNGGQIKAVRAMLERLATPLPPSPER; this is encoded by the coding sequence ATGACCCGCGCCACCCGTTCCATCGCCCGACTGCTCGCCGGCCTCGTCCTCCTGGCCGGCACGGCGCAGGCTGCAGACGCGCCGCCGATGCCCGCGCTGGGCGCCAGCCTCGCGCAGCTCACGGTTTCGGGCGTGTCCTCCGGCGGCTACATGGCGGTGCAGTTCCAGGTCGCCCACTCCACGCTGGTGACGGGCGCCGGCATCCTCGCGGCCGGCCCCTACGAATGCGCGGCCGGCAGCATGTGGCGCGCACTGAACAACTGCATGAACCCCGGCGCCGGCACGCGCGCCCCGAGCGCCGAGCAGACCTTCACCCGCGTGCGGGAGGAAGCCGCCGCACACAGCATCGACCCGCCCGAGGGCCTGCGCGACGACCGGGTCTGGGTGTTCAGCGGCGGCGCGGACCACACCGTCGAACGCCCGGTGGTGGATGCGCTGCTCGCCTTCTACCGACGCGTGCTGCCCGGCGACGCGATCCGCTTCGTCGAGGTCGGCGAGGCCGGTCACGCGATGATGTCGATCGCCGATCCGCAGCCGAACGCCTGCGCGACCTCGGAGCCGCCCTTCATCAACCGCTGCGGCGACTTCGATGCCGCGGGCGAACTGCTCGCGCATCTGCTCGGACCGCTCGCGCCGCGCAGCGCGGCCCGCACCGGGGAGATGCTCGCCTTCGACCAGCGCCCCTTCACCGGCCGCGCCCCGATCGACCTGAGCCTCGCCGACCGCGGCTACGTGTACGTGCCGGGCGGATGCCGCAGCGGCGGGTGCCGCGTACATGTCGCCTTCCACGGCTGCCGCCAGGGCGAGGCCCAGGTCGGCCGCCGCTTCGTCGACGGCGCCGGCTACAATGAATGGGCCGACAGCAACCGGCTGATCGTGCTGTATCCGCAGGTCCGGCCGCGCAGCGGCTTCGCCTGGGGATCGCTGCGCTGGGTGTATAACCCGAAAGGCTGCTGGGACTGGTGGGGCTACGCGGACCCCGACTACGCGACTCGTAACGGCGGACAGATCAAGGCGGTGCGGGCAATGCTCGAACGCCTCGCCACACCCCTGCCGCCCTCGCCGGAGCGCTGA